From a single Vicia villosa cultivar HV-30 ecotype Madison, WI unplaced genomic scaffold, Vvil1.0 ctg.000696F_1_1, whole genome shotgun sequence genomic region:
- the LOC131630552 gene encoding ABC transporter F family member 4-like, with protein MGKKKTDDAGPSTKAKASSKDVSKKEKLSVSAFLASAQEKSDKPKKASSSNKPKPKLAASTYTDGIDLPPSSDDESEEELEQKHRPDVKPLEVSIAEKELKKREKKDILAAHQAEQARKEALRDDHDAFTVVIGSRASVLDGDDGADANVKDITIENFSVSARGKELLKNASVKISHGKRYGLVGPNGMGKSTLLKLLAWRKIPVPKNIDVLLVEQEVVGDDKTALEAVVSANAELVKVRQEVADLQNAASGEGVDKDDTNEDGDADKLAELYDQLQLMGSDAAESQASKILAGLGFTKDMQGRPTKSFSGGWRMRISLARALFVQPTLLLLDEPTNHLDLRAVLWLEEYLCRWKKTLVVVSHDRDFLNTVCSEIIHLHDFKLHFYRGNFDAFESGYEQRRREVNKKYEIYDKQLKAAKRTGNKANQDKVKDRAKFAAAKQASKSKSKGKVDEDETQVEAPHKWRDYSVEFHFPEPTELTPPLLQLIEVSFSYPNRADFRLSNVDVGIDMGTRVAIVGPNGAGKSTLLNLLAGDLDPSEGEGEVRRSQKLRIGRYSQHFVDLLTMDETPVQYLLRLHPDQEGLSKQEAVRAKLGKFGLPSHNHLTPIVKLSGGQKSRVVFTSISMSRPHILLLDEPTNHLDMQSIDALADALDEFTGGVVLVSHDSRLISRVCDDEEKSQIWVVEDGTVRRFPGTFDEYKEDLLKEIKAEVDD; from the coding sequence ATGGGAAAGAAAAAGACAGATGATGCAGGTCCATCTACAAAGGCTAAAGCAAGTAGTAAAGATGTTTCTAAGAAGGAAAAACTTTCTGTATCTGCCTTTTTGGCAAGTGCGCAGGAAAAATCTGATAAACCTAAAAAAGCTTCTTCCTCGAATAAGCCGAAGCCGAAACTTGCAGCTTCTACATACACTGATGGTATTGATCTTCCTCCCTCCTCTGATGATGAATCCGAAGAGGAGTTAGAGCAAAAGCATAGACCTGATGTGAAACCACTTGAGGTGTCTATTGCTGAAAAAGAGTTGAAAAAGCGTGAAAAGAAAGATATTTTAGCTGCCCATCAGGCTGAACAGGCAAGGAAAGAAGCTCTTAGGGATGATCATGATGCTTTCACTGTTGTTATTGGAAGTCGGGCTTCGGTGCTTGATGGAGATGATGGTGCTGATGCTAATGTCAAAGATATTACGATAGAAAATTTTTCAGTGTCTGCTCGTGgtaaagaacttctgaagaatgCATCGGTGAAGATATCTCATGGAAAGCGGTATGGTTTAGTTGGGCCGAATGGAATGGGAAAGTCAACACTTTTGAAGCTTCTTGCTTGGAGGAAGATACCCGTACCTAAGAATATTGATGTCCTTCTGGTTGAGCAGGAGGTAGTTGGTGATGATAAAACAGCGCTTGAAGCCGTCGTTTCAGCTAATGCTGAACTTGTTAAAGTTCGACAAGAAGTTGCTGATCTACAAAATGCAGCTTCTGGTGAAGGTGTGGATAAAGATGATACTAATGAGGATGGGGATGCCGACAAGCTAGCAGAGCTATATGACCAATTACAACTGATGGGGTCTGATGCTGCTGAATCCCAAGCGTCAAAGATTTTAGCCGGTCTGGGTTTTACTAAGGATATGCAGGGTCGTCCTACAAAATCCTTTAGTGGTGGCTGGAGGATGAGAATTTCTTTAGCTCGTGCACTTTTTGTACAGCCCACTTTATTATTGCTCGATGAACCCACTAATCATCTTGACCTGAGGGCTGTTCTCTGGTTGGAAGAGTACTTGTGCCGTTGGAAGAAAACTTTGGTGGTTGTATCACACGACAGAGATTTCCTCAATACTGTATGCTCTGAAATTATTCACCTGCATGATTTCAAACTTCACTTCTATCGTGGAAATTTTGATGCTTTTGAAAGTGGTTATGAGCAGCGTCGTAGAGAGGTGAATAAGAAGTATGAGATTTATGACAAGCAATTGAAAGCAGCTAAAAGGACTGGAAACAAGGCTAATCAAGATAAGGTTAAGGATCGAGCCAAGTTTGCAGCTGCCAAGCAAGCATCGAAAAGCAAAAGTAAGGGAAAGGTTGATGAGGATGAAACCCAGGTAGAGGCACCACACAAATGGAGGGACTACAGTGTGGAGTTCCACTTTCCTGAACCTACTGAGCTCACACCTCCTCTTCTGCAGCTTATTGAAGTGAGCTTCAGCTACCCAAACCGAGCGGATTTCAGACTCTCAAATGTTGATGTTGGAATTGATATGGGGACTCGTGTTGCCATTGTTGGGCCTAATGGAGCTGGAAAATCTACACTGCTAAATCTTTTAGCCGGTGATTTAGATCCAAGCGAAGGTGAAGGTGAAGTTCGAAGGAGTCAGAAGTTAAGGATTGGGAGATATTCCCAACATTTTGTGGACTTACTGACGATGGATGAAACACCTGTTCAGTACCTTCTTCGTCTCCACCCAGACCAGGAGGGACTTAGTAAGCAGGAAGCTGTCCGGGCAAAACTTGGTAAATTTGGGCTACCTAGTCATAACCATCTTACACCCATTGTCAAACTATCAGGAGGGCAGAAATCTCGAGTCGTTTTCACGTCGATATCCATGTCAAGACCTCACATTTTATTGTTGGATGAACCCACAAATCATCTGGATATGCAAAGTATTGATGCATTGGCCGATGCGCTCGATGAATTCACAGGTGGAGTTGTTCTTGTTAGTCACGATTCTAGATTGATATCACGTGTCTGTGATGATGAAGAAAAAAGTCAAATATGGGTTGTTGAGGATGGCACTGTCAGAAGATTCCCTGGAACATTTGATGAGTACAAAGAAGATTTACTGAAGGAGATTAAAGCTGAAGTTGATGATTGA
- the LOC131630550 gene encoding uncharacterized protein LOC131630550: MAYNAEPYPYTSRRRDESDFNLREWSVKGRISRENNNNTNSRRFSGSYMRSFREDSRSQRSNITISSTASSPGYPFKDEIDPSTYSFTTALKALQARVSYNSWECLSPEGFALNSKWNEAEKYICNPLSGEVPMECLSAKTLSGRSFRNSTNRITMSAPLVYSSRHVQMKPSIYTHEDVSLQFPIPEKKKEGMTRDVGTQSTPPYLSSSSPSPTSTPSIIERSKTRDVDSPNSNSNSNSNAKTKSDEEEVEVKDNYETWETTSEKNEWRKKEEKQLCKQIGCFSWMMMKKKRHRESNKDDKERTTSFSLITSKGC; encoded by the exons ATGGCCTACAATGCTGAGCCATATCCCTATACTTCAAGAAGAAGAGATGAATCAGATTTCAATCTGAGAGAATGGTCAGTGAAAGGTAGAATCAGTAGAGAGAATAACAACAATACCAATTCTAGAAGGTTTTCGGGTTCTTATATGAGAAGCTTTAGAGAAGATTCAAGGTCTCAAAGATCAAATATTACTATTTCTAGTACTGCCTCTTCTCCTGGTTACCCTTTTAAAG ATGAAATTGATCCCTCGACATATTCTTTCACCACGGCTCTTAAAG CATTGCAAGCAAGGGTAAGCTATAACAGTTGGGAGTGTTTATCACCAGAAGGGTTTGCTTTGAATTCGAAATGGAATGAAGCAGAAAAGTATATATGCAATCCACTTTCTGGAGAGGTGCCAATGGAATGTTTATCAGCAAAAACTCTTAGTGGAAGATCTTTTAGAAACTCAACAAACAGAATCACAATGTCTGCTCCTCTTGTTTATTCTTCAAGACATGTTCAAATGAAACCATCAATTTACACTCATGAAGATGTTTCTCTTCAATTTCCAATTCCAG aaaagaagaaagagggaATGACAAGAGATGTGGGGACTCAAAGCACACCTCCTTATCTAAGTTCAAGTAGTCCTAGCCCTACTTCAACTCCATCTATCATAGAGAGGTCAAAAACTAGAGATGTAGATTCacctaattcaaattcaaattcaaactcaaatGCTAAAACAAAATCTGATGAAGAAGAG GTTGAGGTGAAAGATAACTATGAAACATGGGAGACAACAAGTGAAAAGAATGAGTggagaaaaaaagaagagaagcAACTTTGCAAGCAAATAGGGTGCTTTTCATGGATGATGATGAAAAAGAAAAGACATAGAGAAAGTAATAAAGATGataaagaaagaacaacatctttTTCACTTATCACTTCAAAGGGTTGCTAA